A portion of the Krasilnikovia cinnamomea genome contains these proteins:
- a CDS encoding pyridoxal-phosphate dependent enzyme, translated as MTAPYLHARYPTAVARLPFRRLGSGPTPVRRIDGAPQVWVKDDSGYGTIYGGNKVRKLEWTLADLLGRGRRTVVTAGGTGSHHAVAVARYAAAATLRVCVVALEQPYDDHVAGQLAAMVSAGARVRRVRTVPGGYVAAARLLAEAAVTGRRPALLPVGGSSPRGCLGYVEAAFELADQVTRGELPAPRRVLLPVGSGGTAAGLALGLALAGLPTEVVGVLVNDRTPMGPGQVRRLAAATARLLRRAGAALPDGTALAPLTVRRDWLGPGYGVATADSASAAGWLAEHAGLVTEPVYTAKAAAALRALVADGTVDGPWLYWHTADRGAAPRA; from the coding sequence ATGACCGCGCCGTACCTGCACGCCCGGTACCCCACCGCGGTGGCCCGGCTGCCGTTTCGGCGGCTGGGCTCGGGCCCCACGCCGGTGCGCCGGATCGACGGCGCACCGCAGGTGTGGGTCAAGGACGACAGCGGCTACGGGACGATCTACGGCGGCAACAAGGTCCGCAAGCTGGAGTGGACCCTCGCGGACCTGCTCGGCCGGGGCCGGCGCACCGTTGTCACCGCCGGCGGCACCGGCAGCCACCACGCCGTCGCGGTGGCCCGCTACGCCGCCGCGGCCACCCTGCGGGTCTGCGTGGTCGCCCTGGAGCAACCGTACGATGACCATGTCGCCGGCCAGCTCGCCGCGATGGTGTCGGCCGGCGCCCGGGTCCGCCGGGTCCGCACGGTCCCCGGCGGGTACGTCGCCGCGGCCCGCTTGCTGGCCGAGGCCGCGGTGACCGGTCGGCGGCCGGCCCTGCTCCCGGTCGGCGGCTCCAGCCCGCGCGGCTGCCTCGGCTACGTCGAGGCGGCGTTCGAGCTCGCCGACCAGGTGACGCGCGGTGAACTGCCGGCGCCCCGGCGGGTGCTGCTGCCGGTCGGCTCGGGCGGCACCGCGGCCGGGCTGGCCCTCGGGCTGGCACTGGCGGGCCTGCCCACCGAGGTAGTGGGCGTGCTCGTCAACGACCGCACCCCGATGGGGCCGGGGCAGGTCCGTCGGCTCGCCGCCGCCACGGCGCGGCTGCTGCGCCGGGCCGGTGCGGCACTGCCCGACGGTACGGCGCTGGCGCCGCTCACCGTGCGCCGCGACTGGCTCGGCCCCGGCTACGGGGTGGCCACCGCCGACTCGGCGTCCGCCGCCGGCTGGCTCGCCGAGCACGCCGGCCTGGTGACCGAGCCGGTCTACACCGCCAAGGCGGCGGCGGCCCTGCGCGCGCTGGTGGCGGACGGTACGGTGGACGGCCCGTGGCTGTACTGGCACACCGCCGACCGCGGCGCGGCCCCGCGCGCCTGA